A genomic window from Glycine max cultivar Williams 82 chromosome 17, Glycine_max_v4.0, whole genome shotgun sequence includes:
- the LOC100798434 gene encoding uncharacterized protein, with protein sequence MITNEKMQKKSFLLSRLRVAVKKMKLLLSATVLSHAWHAATILRGVSMSKRQISFNDRPGLMMCTASSDETDSEGLVSPAHHSLQRTISCPSDDDIDKRAEMFISNFRRQLNMERQISLQLRYCSQNSFELVSP encoded by the coding sequence ATGATCACGAACGAGAAGATGCAGAAAAAGTCGTTTCTATTGAGCCGCCTCAGGGTGGCGGTGAAGAAGATGAAGCTGCTACTAAGCGCCACCGTACTCAGCCATGCGTGGCATGCTGCAACCATTCTCCGCGGCGTTTCTATGAGCAAACGACAGATTAGTTTCAACGACCGACCAGGGTTGATGATGTGCACTGCTTCATCAGATGAAACTGATTCGGAGGGTTTGGTTTCTCCAGCGCATCATAGCCTTCAGAGGACCATAAGCTGTCCCTCTGATGATGATATCGATAAAAGAGCAGAGATGTTTATAAGTAATTTCAGACGGCAGCTTAACATGGAGAGGCAAATCTCGCTGCAGCTACGCTATTGCAGCCAAAATAGTTTTGAATTGGTGTCTCCCTGA
- the LOC100780741 gene encoding 4-coumarate--CoA ligase 2, whose product MEEQQAHHDFIFHSKLPDIYIPSHLPLHTYIFQNLSQFKHRPCLINGTTGETFSYHAIQLTARRVASGLNKLGIQKGDVILLLLQNCPQFVLAFLGASYRGATVTTANPFYTPAEVAKQATASNSKLIITQASYVDKVKDFARENDVKVICVDSAPEGYLPFSELTEADEGDIPAVKISQDDVVALPYSSGTTGLPKGVMLTHKGLVTSVAQQVDGENPNLYFRSSDVVLCLLPLFHIYALNSVLLCSLRVGASVLIVPKFEIITLLELIQKHKVSIAPFVPPIVLTVAKSPDLERYDLSSIRMIMSGAAPMGKELEDSLRAKLPNAILGQGYGMTEAGPVLSMCLAFAKEPMQVKSGACGTVVRNAEMKIVDPRTGASLHRNQAGEICIRGNQIMKGYLNDQEATQRTIDKEGWLHTGDIGYIDDDDELFVVDRLKDLIKYKGFQVAPAELEAILIAHPSISDAAVVSMKDEVAGEVPIAFLVRSNGSKVTEDEIMRYISKQVVFYKRISRVFFVGSIPKAPSGKILRKDLRARY is encoded by the exons ATGGAAGAGCAACAAGCTCACCACGACTTCATTTTCCATTCCAAACTCCCCGACATTTACATCCCATCGCACCTCCCTCTCCACACCTACATTTTCCAAAACCTTTCCCAATTCAAACACCGTCCCTGCCTCATCAACGGGACCACCGGCGAGACCTTCTCCTACCACGCCATCCAACTCACCGCCCGCAGAGTCGCCTCCGGTCTCAACAAACTCGGCATCCAAAAAGGCGACgtcatcctcctcctcctccagaACTGCCCCCAATTCGTCCTCGCATTCCTCGGCGCCTCCTACCGCGGTGCCACTGTCACCACCGCCAATCCCTTCTACACTCCGGCGGAGGTAGCGAAACAAGCCACAGCGTCCAACTCCAAACTCATCATAACGCAAGCATCTTACGTGGATAAAGTCAAGGATTTCGCGAGAGAAAACGACGTCAAAGTGATATGCGTTGACTCGGCGCCGGAAGGATACCTTCCCTTCTCGGAGTTAACGGAGGCCGACGAGGGAGACATTCCCGCCGTTAAAATATCTCAAGATGACGTGGTTGCGCTGCCGTACTCGTCTGGCACGACGGGGCTTCCGAAGGGAGTGATGCTAACGCACAAGGGACTCGTTACGAGCGTGGCTCAACAGGTTGACGGAGAGAACCCTAATTTGTATTTTCGGAGCAGCGATGTGGTTTTGTGCTTGCTTCCACTTTTCCACATTTATGCTCTCAACTCTGTTTTGCTGTGTTCCCTTCGAGTAGGGGCTTCCGTTTTGATCGTGCCGAAATTTGAGATCATTACGTTGCTGGAGTTGATCCAGAAACACAAGGTGAGCATCGCGCCGTTTGTGCCGCCCATCGTATTGACCGTTGCAAAGAGTCCCGATTTGGAGCGATACGACTTGTCGTCGATTCGAATGATTATGTCGGGTGCGGCACCTATGGGCAAAGAACTTGAGGATTCTCTCAGGGCCAAACTTCCCAACGCCATACTCGGACAg GGTTACGGGATGACAGAGGCAGGGCCAGTGCTATCAATGTGCTTAGCGTTTGCGAAGGAGCCAATgcaggtgaaatcaggtgcctGCGGGACTGTCGTAAGAAATGCGGAGATGAAGATCGTTGACCCTCGAACTGGTGCTTCGCTTCATAGAAATCAAGCTGGTGAGATTTGCATCAGAGGCAACCAGATCATGAAAG GTTACCTAAATGATCAAGAGGCCACACAAAGAACTATAGACAAGGAAGGATGGTTGCATACCGGCGATATTGGATACATTGACGATGATGATGAGCTTTTCGTAGTTGATCGGTTAAAGGATCTTATCAAATACAAAGGATTTCAAGTGGCTCCAGCTGAGCTCGAAGCCATTTTAATTGCTCACCCAAGCATTTCTGATGCTGCTGTTGTGTC CATGAAGGATGAAGTTGCGGGAGAGGTTCCTATTGCATTTCTTGTACGATCAAATGGTTCTAAGGTCACCGAGGATGAAATCATGCGATACATCTCAAAGCAG GTtgtgttttacaaaagaatcaGTAGGGTTTTCTTTGTGGGCTCAATTCCAAAGGCCCCCTCTGGAAAGATCTTGCGGAAAGACCTTAGGGCAAGGTATTGA
- the LOC100779142 gene encoding uncharacterized protein, which yields MMTKPTYTTEHFISKISTMAVKSSKPNRGRFMLSCFAFIVFLCVFASINEVRFNSLLRFGRCALSNESLPTNSEDNDLRILISVLTLPDQYQRRHFLRLVYGTQTIIEGAKVDVKFVFCNLTKQDQKVLVALEIMQYNDIMILNCTENMNKGKTSTFFSSLPEIFNKETTTSGIVPYPPYHYVMKADDDTYVRVNSLVRSLRPLPREDLYYGFVIPCGSMDPFKHYMSGMGFVVSWDIVEWIHGSDIPKKHVEGPEDKVFGDWMRWARRGNNRFNAKWSMYNYPDPPSVCSHELWNDTIAVHLLKNQEKWIRTLTYFNHTDSLKPSKLYHIS from the coding sequence ATGATGACGAAGCCAACCTACACTACAGAACATTTCATTTCCAAGATTAGCACAATGGCGGTGAAGTCCTCAAAGCCCAACCGGGGGCGTTTCATGCTCTCTTGTTTCGCATTCATCGTCTTCCTCTGCGTGTTCGCTTCAATAAACGAAGTCCGATTCAACAGCCTACTAAGGTTCGGTCGCTGTGCCCTGTCAAACGAATCTCTTCCCACAAACTCAGAAGACAACGACCTCCGAATCCTCATCTCTGTCCTGACCCTCCCCGACCAGTACCAACGGCGACACTTCCTCCGCCTCGTGTACGGCACCCAAACCATCATTGAGGGCGCCAAAGTGGACGTGAAGTTCGTGTTTTGCAACCTCACAAAACAAGACCAAAAAGTCCTCGTGGCACTGGAGATCATGCAATACAACGACATCATGATCCTCAACTGCACCGAGAACATGAACAAGGGGAAGACATCCACGTTCTTCTCGAGCCTGCCCGAGATCTTCAACAAGGAAACAACAACAAGCGGTATCGTTCCTTACCCTCCCTACCACTACGTGATGAAAGCAGACGATGACACTTACGTGAGAGTAAACAGTTTAGTGAGGTCTTTGAGGCCGTTGCCGAGGGAGGATTTATACTATGGGTTCGTGATACCGTGTGGAAGCATGGACCCTTTTAAGCACTACATGTCTGGGATGGGGTTTGTGGTGTCCTGGGACATAGTTGAGTGGATCCATGGTTCTGATATTCCTAAGAAACACGTGGAGGGCCCTGAGGATAAGGTGTTTGGAGATTGGATGCGTTGGGCTCGCCGTGGAAACAATAGGTTCAATGCTAAGTGGTCTATGTACAATTATCCCGATCCACCTTCTGTGTGTAGCCACGAGCTATGGAATGATACTATTGCGGTTCATTTGttgaagaatcaagaaaagtGGATTCGGACTCTCACCTATTTCAACCACACTGATTCTCTAAAGCCATCCAAGTTGTACCATATATCTTAA
- the LOC100779668 gene encoding 4-coumarate--CoA ligase 2: MEKQQPTQPQPHHDFIFRSKLPDIYIPTHLPLHTYLFQNLSQFKDLPCLINAATGETFTYAAVELTARKVASGFNKLGIQKGDVILLLLQNCPQFVFAFLGASYRGATVTAANPFYTPAEVAKQATASNSKLIITQASYVDKVKDFARENDVKVICVDSAPDGYLHFSVLTEADEGDIPAVKISQDDVVALPYSSGTTGLPKGVMLTHKGLVTSVAQQVDGENPNLYFRSDDVVVCVLPLFHIYSLNSVLLCSLRVGAAVLIVPKFEIVALLELVQKHNVSVAPFVPPIVLAIAKSPDVERYDVSSIRMIMSGAAPMGKELEDSVRAKLPNATLGQGYGMTEAGPVLSMCLAFAKEPMQVKSGACGTVVRNAEMKIIDPDTGASLHRNQAGEICIRGNQIMKGYLNDQEATERTIDKGGWLHTGDIGYIDDNDELFIVDRLKELIKYKGFQVAPAELEAMLVAHPNISDAAVVSMKDEVAGEVPVAFVVRSNGSMISEDEIKQYISKQVVFYKRISRVFFVGSIPKAPSGKIFRKDLRAWLATDLAI; the protein is encoded by the exons ATGGAAAAGCAACAACCTACACAGCCTCAGCCTCACCACGACTTCATTTTCCGTTCCAAACTCCCCGACATTTACATCCCAACGCACCTCCCTCTCCACACTTACCTTTTCCAAAACCTCTCACAATTCAAAGACCTTCCATGCCTCATCAATGCCGCCACCGGCGAGACTTTCACCTACGCCGCCGTCGAACTCACCGCCCGCAAAGTTGCCTCCGGTTTCAACAAACTCGGCATCCAAAAAGGCGACGTCATCCTCCTTCTCCTCCAGAACTGCCCCCAATTCGTCTTCGCATTCCTCGGCGCCTCCTACCGCGGTGCCACCGTCACCGCCGCCAATCCTTTCTACACTCCGGCGGAGGTAGCGAAACAAGCCACAGCGTCCAACTCCAAACTCATCATAACGCAAGCATCTTACGTGGATAAAGTAAAGGATTTTGCGAGAGAAAACGACGTCAAAGTGATATGCGTTGACTCGGCGCCGGATGGTTACCTTCACTTCTCGGTGTTAACGGAGGCCGACGAGGGAGACATTCCCGCCGTTAAAATATCTCAAGATGACGTGGTTGCGCTGCCGTACTCGTCTGGCACGACGGGGCTTCCGAAGGGAGTGATGCTAACGCACAAGGGACTCGTTACGAGCGTGGCTCAACAGGTTGACGGAGAGAACCCTAATTTGTACTTTCGCAGCGACGATGTGGTAGTGTGTGTTCTGCCACTTTTCCACATTTATTCGCTCAACTCTGTTTTGCTGTGTTCGCTTCGAGTTGGGGCTGCCGTTTTGATCGTTCCGAAGTTTGAGATAGTTGCGTTGCTGGAGTTGGTGCAGAAACACAATGTGAGCGTCGCGCCGTTTGTGCCGCCAATCGTTTTGGCCATTGCTAAGAGTCCTGATGTGGAGCGATACGACGTGTCGTCGATTCGGATGATCATGTCTGGCGCGGCACCCATGGGAAAGGAACTTGAGGATTCTGTGAGGGCTAAGCTTCCCAACGCCACACTTGGACAG GGTTATGGGATGACGGAGGCAGGACCAGTGCTATCAATGTGCTTAGCGTTTGCGAAGGAGCCAATGCAGGTCAAATCAGGTGCCTGCGGGACCGTCGTAAGAAATGCGGAGATGAAAATTATTGATCCTGATACTGGCGCTTCGCTTCATAGGAATCAAGCTGGTGAGATTTGCATTAGAGGCAACCAGATCATGAAAG GTTACCTAAATGATCAAGAGGCCACAGAAAGAACTATAGACAAAGGAGGATGGTTGCACACAGGTGATATTGGATACATAGATGATAATGATGAGCTCTTCATCGTTGACCGGTTAAAGGAGTTGATTAAATATAAAGGATTTCAAGTGGCTCCAGCTGAGCTCGAAGCCATGCTAGTTGCTCATCCTAACATCTCTGATGCTGCCGTTGTATC AATGAAGGATGAAGTTGCAGGAGAGGTTCCAGTTGCATTTGTTGTACGATCAAATGGTTCAATGATTTCTGAGGATGAAATAAAGCAATACATCTCAAAGCag GTTgtattttacaaaagaattagTAGAGTTTTCTTTGTGGGCTCAATTCCAAAGGCACCCTCTGGAAAGATCTTTCGAAAAGACCTCAGGGCCTGGCTTGCAACCGATCTTGCTATTTAG